GGCATGAATGAACGGCCTTATATCGAGCTTCCCGCCAAGGGCCATCCGATCTGGCCTGGCGAAAATTGGCCGCGGCTGCGCAATATGACGGTGGGCTATGGCCACGGTATTGCGGTGACGCCGCTACACCTCGCGAATGCCTATGCGGCGATGGTCAATGGCGGTGTCTGGCGTCCTGCGACTTTACACAAGATTGCACCGGGTGCCGCGCCAAAAGGTCGCCGCGTGTTCAAAGCTTCGACCTCCTCACGGATGCGGCAATTGCTCCGTATGATTGCTGTTTATGGCACAGGCAAGAATGCCGATGCACCCGGTTTCCGTGTTGGCGGGAAGACCGGTTCGGCTGAAAAACCTGGGCGGGGCGGTTACCGCGAAACAACACTTGTTTCGACCTTTGCTGCAGCATTCCCGATGGACAAGCCGCGCTACGTGGTGGTGGCCATGCTCGACGAGCCAAAGGGCACCACTGCAAGTTCTTACCAGCGGACAGCCGCGTGGAACGCTGCGCCAATCGTTGGTAAACTGATTCCGCGCATCGGCCCCGTACTTGGCGTTCGCCCCGACACGTCGCGCGATATCGATCTCAGCGATCTCAAACCGCTTTTGGGAGCGGAATAATGGATCTTGCAGCGCTTATATCGGCAGCGGGACTTGAAGTGGCTGGCGCTGAGAATGTCTCCGTCACTGGCTTTGCGATCGACAATCGCAAGGTCGCCCCCGGAACAGTCTTCGGCGCATTTCAAGGTGCGCGCGTGAACGGTGAAGATTTTATCCCGGCAGCCATCTCTGCCGGTGCTGCCGCAATTGTCGCAAAGCCAACTGCCAAGATTGAAGGCGCGATCCATATCGCCGCCGACGAACCGCGTCAGGCATTTGCCCGGCTCGCTGCGCAGTTTTTCAAACCGGCGCCTGAAGTCATCGTCGCAGTTACTGGCACCAATGGCAAAACCTCCACCGTCGAAATGACTCGCCAAATTTGGCGTATGGCAGGCGAGCGGGCCGCATCTATCGGAACGCTCGGTGTGACTACACCAGACGAGAGTGTGTCTACCGGATTGACCACTCCTGATATCGTCACGTTCCATTCGAATATGAGCGGATTGGCGCGCGAAGGCGTGACACATGTTGCCTACGAGGCATCGAGCCACGGACTCTCGCAATACCGTAATGAGGGTCTGTCGGTTTCCGCCGCAGGCTTCACCAATTTCAGCCGCGATCACCTCGATTATCATAAGGACATGGAGGACTACTTTGCGGCCAAAATGCGGCTGTTTGACGAAGTCGTGAATGATGATGCCACTGTTGTAGTCTGGACCGGAAATAGCGAGTGGACGGGCCGGGCGCTGGAGCATGCGCGGAAACGGAACCTGCGCGTGTTCACCGTGGGTGAGCAAGGCGAGACTATTCGCCTTCTCACTCATACGTCAACACAATTGGGGCAAACGCTTGAGATTGAATATGATGGTCAGACGCGAACCATCAATCTTCCACTGATCGGGGCCTATCAATCCGCGAACGCACTGGTAGCCGCTGGCCTTGCGCTGGCAACCGGTGGAAGCGCGAGCTCGGTGTTTGATGCAGTCGCGCGTTTGCAGCCCGTTCGCGGACGTTTGGAGCGCGCGGTGATTACGCAGGCAGGCGCCCCAGTCTATATCGACTACGCCCATACGCCTGACGCACTTGAATCCGCCATCGAGGCGCTTCGTCCGCACGTGAAAGGCCGCCTTATCGCAGTGTTCGGCGCGGGCGGTGATCGGGATCAAGGCAAGCGCGCAGAAATGGGGCGTGTAGCCGCCGAGAACGCCGATCTCGCGATTGTGACCGACGACAACCCGCGCGGTGAAAATGCCGCTGCGATCCGCAGTGAAGTGATGGCTGGCGGCGCAGGCATGCGCGAAATCGGCGACCGCCGCGAAGCAATTGCTGCTGCGATTGCCGAGGCAGGCCGCGACGACATCGTGTTGATCGCGGGTAAGGGGCATGAACAAGGCCAGATTATCGGTTCAGGAGAGAACATGCGGGTATTGCCGTTTGATGACGTGACTGTCGCGCGAGAATGCGCAGCGCCGCAAAATCTGGGTCAAGGAGCAGGAACATGAATGCCTTGAAGGCTCTTCGTTCCTGGCCGGTGCATAAGCGTGACTCGTTGCCATTGGCGTTATGGAGCGCGGCCGAAATTGCAGATGCTATTGGTGGGACGGCCAGCGGAGAATTCCAGGTATCTGGTGTCGAAATAGACTCGCGCGATGTCCGCTCGGGTGATCTGTTCTTTGCGCTCAAGGGCGAGGCGATGGACGGGCACCTGTTCCTTGACAAAGCCTTTGCCAATGGCGCGACTGCTGCGGTCGTCGACCGTCCCGTAGACCACCCGCATATTCTGGTGGCGGATACCAACTCTGCGCTTGAAGCATTGGCCGCAGCATCGCGTGATCGTTCGACTGCAATTCGCATTGGTGTAACCGGCTCGGTTGGCAAAACGGGCGTGAAGGAAGCGATTTTCAATGCGCTCGACCGCGCCAGTCGCGGCGCCACGCATCGCTCGGTCCGCAGCTATAACAACCATGTCGGCGTCCCGCTAAGCTTGGCGAGGATGCCGGTTCGCAGCCACTATGGCGTGTTCGAAATGGGAATGAACCATGCGGGAGAGATTTCCGGTCTAACCGCTCAAGTGAAACCGCATGTTGCGGTTATCACCACCATTGCACCTGCGCATATCGAGAACTTGGGTAGTATCGAGGCAATCGCGGCGGCGAAGGCAGAGATTTTCGAGGCTGTAATGCCCGGCGGTACGGCGGTTATACCCGCCGATATTCCGCAATTCGAACAGTTGCGCGATGCCGCCAAGGCGCAAGGCGTCAAAATTGTTTCCTTCGGCGCGAGCGAGCGGGCTGACGTGCGATTGTTAGACGCAATTCCTGTCGCCAATGGCGGTTCACTCATCACTGCCGATATGGGCGAGGAACGCGTGTGCTTCTCGGTCGCAGAACCGGGTGAGCACTGGATCAGCAACGCGCTGTGCGTCATGGCTACGGTGCGCGCCGCGCGCGGTGATTTGGGAGCTGCGGGTCTGGCACTCGCCGAAATGGGCGGTTTGAAGGGACGCGGTGCGCGCCTCGATATCGCTGCGATCAGCGGAAAAGCGCTGATGATAGACGAAAGTTACAACGCCAATCCCGCGTCGATGCGCGCGACTTTGCGGCAGCTCGGGCAAACACCCGCCACGCGCCGCGTTGCAGTCCTCGGTTCGATGAAAGAGCTGGGCGACTTCGCGCCGCGTTTCCACGCGCAGTTGGCAGAGCCTTTGGCCGAAGCCAACGTCGATTTCGCTGTGCTGGTTGGGGAAGAGATGACAGCCCTTGTTCAGGACTTGGGGAAAGGCGCTGGCGGGGCGCTTGCGGGCGGACTCAGCTTCGCGCATTGCGATGGTCCTGCAGAGGCAATTTCCGCCTTGGAAGAGTTCGGCATCACAACCGGTGACGCCATTCTTGTCAAA
This genomic window from Pontixanthobacter aestiaquae contains:
- a CDS encoding UDP-N-acetylmuramoyl-L-alanyl-D-glutamate--2,6-diaminopimelate ligase is translated as MDLAALISAAGLEVAGAENVSVTGFAIDNRKVAPGTVFGAFQGARVNGEDFIPAAISAGAAAIVAKPTAKIEGAIHIAADEPRQAFARLAAQFFKPAPEVIVAVTGTNGKTSTVEMTRQIWRMAGERAASIGTLGVTTPDESVSTGLTTPDIVTFHSNMSGLAREGVTHVAYEASSHGLSQYRNEGLSVSAAGFTNFSRDHLDYHKDMEDYFAAKMRLFDEVVNDDATVVVWTGNSEWTGRALEHARKRNLRVFTVGEQGETIRLLTHTSTQLGQTLEIEYDGQTRTINLPLIGAYQSANALVAAGLALATGGSASSVFDAVARLQPVRGRLERAVITQAGAPVYIDYAHTPDALESAIEALRPHVKGRLIAVFGAGGDRDQGKRAEMGRVAAENADLAIVTDDNPRGENAAAIRSEVMAGGAGMREIGDRREAIAAAIAEAGRDDIVLIAGKGHEQGQIIGSGENMRVLPFDDVTVARECAAPQNLGQGAGT
- a CDS encoding UDP-N-acetylmuramoyl-tripeptide--D-alanyl-D-alanine ligase encodes the protein MNALKALRSWPVHKRDSLPLALWSAAEIADAIGGTASGEFQVSGVEIDSRDVRSGDLFFALKGEAMDGHLFLDKAFANGATAAVVDRPVDHPHILVADTNSALEALAAASRDRSTAIRIGVTGSVGKTGVKEAIFNALDRASRGATHRSVRSYNNHVGVPLSLARMPVRSHYGVFEMGMNHAGEISGLTAQVKPHVAVITTIAPAHIENLGSIEAIAAAKAEIFEAVMPGGTAVIPADIPQFEQLRDAAKAQGVKIVSFGASERADVRLLDAIPVANGGSLITADMGEERVCFSVAEPGEHWISNALCVMATVRAARGDLGAAGLALAEMGGLKGRGARLDIAAISGKALMIDESYNANPASMRATLRQLGQTPATRRVAVLGSMKELGDFAPRFHAQLAEPLAEANVDFAVLVGEEMTALVQDLGKGAGGALAGGLSFAHCDGPAEAISALEEFGITTGDAILVKGSNSVGLGRLVAHFAARN